The proteins below are encoded in one region of Lactuca sativa cultivar Salinas chromosome 3, Lsat_Salinas_v11, whole genome shotgun sequence:
- the LOC128132873 gene encoding uncharacterized protein LOC128132873 has translation MEPDAKEFTSMVAKIIDKRLWMGAMGKSDGMLSCTTAKEIWDRLKELYSTDEDLEHSIQTLLLSEFGAFVQKPEEKLIQTFDRFNHFLSKMMKPSIERKVIEQNDTLMNGLRPEWIAVVSTVKAHEQFKSYSLAKLMGILKSHESEVTKEAKVVSGVGSLALVYKRKNVVDEEEQSDMSECDLTNEEYTMMVTNPKKFARRKFPANKNRNWQGSYNSEKVKEEPKNNTQKDDEKKESKLENIVNDEFDGVEVWSIDSEDEEVRTPSHGRAYVAREGVVVSAGKCLMITTESKHEKEKVKEDKCFAAKPMSEKISDCDQLIKKEDEIISECESIMSLDEISVTYKYGLDKIESFIESKEQFIKNEPEPTKPLISENSVEYARVSKEKSKTLKEKAIVYQKVISEEQFDEECIIKGYGMITNGEFSIRKVAYVEGLQHNLISISQLFAGTSLKVSFDDEGSKIIEKQMKKILLKSERKGEIFPLNLNLIKGKLEICLLSKANTNESWLWHRRLSHLNFKDINQLVLGDHVRGLPILKFDKEHLCAA, from the exons ATGGAGCCAGATGCCAAGGAGTTCACGAGTATGGTTGCTAAGATAATTGATAAGAGGCTATGGATGGGGGCTATGGGAAAATCAGATGGGATGCT TTCATGCACAacagctaaagaaatatgggataggttgaaggaactGTACTCAACCGATGAGGATCTGGAGCACTCGATCCAAACCTTATTGCTCTCTGAATTCGGTGCTTTCGTACAAAAACCTGAAGAGAAGCTCATTCAAACATTCGATCGTTTCAACCAttttcttagcaagatgatgaaGCCTAGTATTGAAAGGAAGGTGATTGAACAAAATGATACATTAATGAATGGCTTAAGGCCCGAATGGATAGCAGTGGTTTCAACAGTGAAAGCTCAtgaacaatttaaatcatattcacTGGCGAAGCTAATGGGAATTCTCAAATCCCATGAGAGCGAAGTAACAAAAGAAGCGAAAGTTGTTTCGGGTGTGGGTTCACTGGCCCTTGTTTATAAACGCAAGAATGTAGTAGACGAAGAGGAGCAATCTGATATGTCAGAATGTGATCTGACCAATGAAGAGTACACAATGATGGTCACTAACCCGAAGAAGTTTGCTCGCAGAAAGTTCCcagccaataagaaccgaaactggcagggaagctataatTCTGAAAAAGTGAAGGAAGAACCAAAGAACAACACCCAAAAGGACGATGAAAAGAAGGAGAGTAAACTT gaaaaCATTGTCAATGATGAGTTCGAtggagtggaagtttggtctatAGATTCTGAGGATGAAGAGGTACGCACACCCTCGCATGGAAGAGCATATGTGGCGAGAGAAGGAGTTGTTGTGTCGGCTGGGAAATGCTTAATGATAACAACCGAAAGCAAGCATGAGAAGGAGAAGGTCAAGGAAGACAAATGCTTCGCTGCCAAGCCCATGAGTGAAAAGATCAGCGACTGCgatcagttgatcaagaag gaggacgaAATCATTTCTGAGTGTGAATCTATAATGTCCTTGGATGAAATCTCTGTCACCTACAAATATGgattggacaaaattgaatctttcattgaGTCTAAAGAAC AATTCATTAAAAACGAACCCGAACCAACAAAACCCCTCATATCTGAAAATTCGGTTGAATATGCTCGGGTGTCAAAGGAAAAATCAAAGacgctcaaagaaaaggccattGTCTATCAGAAG gtaatAAGTGaggagcagtttgacgaagaatg CATCATCAAAGGATATGGCATGATAACTAACGGAGAGTTCTCTATACGAAAGGTAGCCTACGTGGAAGGAttgcaacataacctcatcagcaTTTCTCAACTTTTCGCAGGAACCAGTTTGAAAGTCTCGTTTGATGATGAGGGAtcaaaaataattgaaaaacaaATGAAGAAAATTCTGTTAAAATCTGAGCGAAAAGGGGAGATATTTCCTCTAAATCTCAACTTGATAAAAGGAAAGCTAGAAATATGTTTGCTATCAAAGGCGAACACAaatgaaagttggttatggcaccgaagactgTCCCATCTGAACTTCAAAGATATTAATCagttggtgcttggtgatcaCGTGCGTGGACTTCctattctcaaatttgataagGAACATCTGTGCGCAGCATGA